The proteins below are encoded in one region of Engraulis encrasicolus isolate BLACKSEA-1 chromosome 1, IST_EnEncr_1.0, whole genome shotgun sequence:
- the LOC134456352 gene encoding GTPase IMAP family member 8-like — MSLCPPGPHAILLVIELDSPFSSTEEKSVREHCELLGRDIWDHTVVLFTKGDLLVDVTIEEYIRNQGKALEWLVQRCGGRYHVFDNKSAYDQSQVRALLDKIDQLTASNHGRPFEVDQLSLKRIEEAKKTDKDRAIAYKDSVTQRRARIKANGDVLSLPEIRILLVGWVLSGKSNAGDTILNGDHFSPGKVTEKATCALGEVLGRSLRVVDTPGWWKFLPSKYTPTRVKQELMRGLTLCGKYPHAVLLTLTADVSFHEEQRRIIQDTLEAFLGKDVWRHVVIIFTFKHVMKETSMEEVIEGEGEALKCLVERCGHRYHVIMNMRSQGDEDGRQVADLLEKIEEMVAGNCVFCPDAEEATRCAEAGEEKTRGKETDDPCIEDVINTLDKEWLRTDQKMIEEVQKKWVAAVAKSDRSMDEPIKTDSRHSDESDRSLQKQQSNDDDELSVHLKDLLECEWRRRDYIIKEIVNEAVQKLSQHFDLTSEPGVQERDQSTQKVMQWNTDKSSGVGSEFDSMYLEEED; from the exons ATGTCTCTGTGCCCTCCCGGACCCCATGCCATCCTCCTTGTGATCGAGCTCGACAGTCCCTTCTCCTCCACTGAAGAGAAGTCTGTGAGGGAACACTGCGAACTGCTGGGAAGAGACATCTGGGACCATACCGTTGTTTTATTCACCAAAGGGGACTTATTGGTGGACGTTACAATCGAGGAGTACATCAGGAACCAGGGGAAAGCCCTTGAGTGGCTGGTGCAGCGGTGTGGAGGAAGATATCATGTCTTTGACAACAAGTCTGCATATGACCAGTCTCAGGTCCGAGCACTTTTGGATAAGATAGACCAACTGACAGCCAGCAACCATGGTCGCCCCTTTGAGGTGGACCAGCTGTCTTTGAAGCGGATTGAAGAGGCTAAGAAGACCGATAAAGATCGAGCAATAGCATACAAGGACAGTGTCACACAACGAAGAGCGAGAATCAAGGCAAATG GAGATGTGCTATCTCTACCAGAGATAAGGATCCTACTGGTTGGATGGGTGCTGTCTGGTAAGAGCAACGCCGGCGACACCATTCTAAACGGTGATCACTTCTCCCCTGGGAAGGTGACTGAGAAGGCCACATGTGCGCTAGGTGAAGTGCTAGGCAGGTCCCTCAGAGTCGTGGACACTCCCGGCTGGTGGAAGTTCCTGCCTAGTAAGTACACTCCAACGCGTGTTAAACAGGAGCTGATGAGAGGCTTAACCCTTTGCGGGAAGTATCCTCACGCAGTCCTTTTGACTCTGACCGCGGACGTGTCTTTCCACGAGGAGCAGCGACGGATCATCCAAGACACCCTGGAGGCGTTCCTCGGGAAGGACGTCTGGAGACATGTCGTCATCATCTTCACGTTCAAGCACGTGATGAAAGAAACCAGCATGGAAGAGGTCATCGAGGGCGAGGGCGAAGCCCTGAAGTGTCTCGTCGAAAGGTGCGGCCACCGTTACCATGTGATCATGAACATGAGGAGCCAAGGCGATGAAGACGGTCGCCAGGTGGCAGATCTCCTGGAGAAGATCGAGGAGATGGTGGCGGGGAATTGTGTGTTTTGCCCTGATGCTGAAGAAGCCACGAGGTGTGCTGAGgcaggtgaagagaagacgcGAGGCAAAGAGACGGATGATCCGTGTATTGAAGATGTTATTAACACACTGGACAAGGAGTGGCTGCGGACCGATCAGAAGATGATCGAGGAGGTCCAAAAGAAGTGGGTCGCTGCTGTTGCAAAATCTGACCGAAGCATGGATGAACCTATCAAAA CTGACAGTCGCCATAGCGATGAGAGTGATCGGAGCCTCCAAAAACAGCAGTCCAATGATGATGACGAGCTCTCTGTTCATTTGAAAGACCTGCTGGAATGCGAATGGAGACGACGTGACTACATTATCAAGGAGATCGTGAATGAAGCCGTGCAGAAGCTGAGCCAGCACTTCG ATTTGACATCAGAACCCGGTGTGCAGGAACGTGACCAATCAACACAGAAGGTGATGCAGTGGAATACAGACAAATCATCTGGAGTTGGATCAGAATTTGACTCAATGTACTTAGAAGAAGAGGATTAA
- the LOC134450839 gene encoding GTPase IMAP family member 8-like — protein sequence MEQQQDELRVVVLGRVQSGKTSLINTVLSQCMAEPEPIKEGSTRSPHCLKRQGDIRGGRGRGRGRKITLVDTHGWWECYLLEDTAEIVKQELLLSVRLCGPAPGPNVVLLAVALDVPFTEQHREAIRQHMGLFGEHIWAHIIVVFTKGDCLEGKSIEEHIWEQGEAIRWILEKCGDRFHVVDNQSLDSDQVLQLLSKVEALTSANRGSCFQIDEEILKAVDEKRATVKVKAKARKDAVTQQRKLLEGEVRPLTSVRMVLLGWVSSGKTSVRNTILDENELASRMRTLCSDMKQSNVAGPGRQVSVIDTPGWWKYFPATYTPKWVKRELKRSLTLDVRCPHAFLLVLPLDVSFLKEQREVIEDNMKVFGDLVWKYTIVLFTWGDMLGDVSIEEHIESEGEPLRWLVEKCGNRYHVFDNMNRGDGSQVTELLQMIEEMVASNSVFCANAVEQKSTHREAEETPVKSVNVEVVELLDQEWQSLNKQLEKEIKKIWTEMDCKIKGNDSIDHDANFKDESDHTADSDDEGKPVGQAMADVQQSSELRDQLLREWGRREAILLERVRGILAELQTSYDVSSGVSKKELMLSYEKVWRWIKESDHSTASLTSEVKKRKMQ from the exons ATGGAACAGCAACAAGATG AATTGCGGGTGGTCGTGCTGGGTCGAGTCCAGTCAGGCAAGACATCACTCATCAACACCGTGCTGAGCCAGTGCATGGCCGAGCCCGAGCCCATAAAGGAGGGCTCCACCCGATCACCGCACTGTTTGAAGAGGCAGGGTGACAtccgtggaggaagaggaagaggaagagggaggaagatcACCTTGGTAGACACGCACGGCTGGTGGGAGTGTTACCTCCTGGAAGACACGGCCGAGATAGTCAAGCAGGAGCTCTTACTGAGCGTGCGTCTGTGCGGTCCGGCACCCGGGCCAAATGTTGTGTTATTGGCCGTTGCGTTGGACGTCCCGTTCACGGAGCAGCACAGAGAGGCCATTAGGCAACACATGGGGCTTTTTGGGGAGCACATCTGGGCCCACATAATTGTCGTGTTCACCAAAGGAGACTGTCTGGAGGGTAAAAGCATAGAGGAGCACATTTGGGAACAGGGAGAGGCCATTAGGTGGATATTAGAGAAATGTGGGGACAGGTTCCATGTGGTGGACAACCAGAGTCTAGATTCTGACCAGGTGCTTCAGCTGCTAAGTAAGGTTGAGGCCTTGACATCGGCTAATCGCGGCAGTTGTTTTCAAATTGATGAGGAGATATTGAAAGCAGTTGACGAGAAAAGAGCCACCGTTAAAGTCAAAGCAAAAGCGAGGAAGGATGCTGTGACACAGCAAAGGAAGCTTCTTGAAG GTGAAGTCAGGCCTTTGACCAGCGTGAGGATGGTCTTGCTGGGATGGGTGAGCAGCGGCAAAACTTCTGTGAGGAACACCATTCTGGACGAAAATGAGCTAGCCAGCCGAATGAGAACTCTTTGTTCAGACATGAAGCAGAGCAATGTGGCGGGACCGGGACGTCAAGTCTCAGTGATCGATACGCCAGGTTGGTGGAAGTACTTCCCAGCCACCTACACCCCAAAATGGGTGAAAAGGGAGCTCAAGAGAAGTTTGACTCTGGATGTCAGATGTCCCCATGCCTTCCTGCTGGTGCTTCCGTTAGATGTATCCTTTCTGAAAGAGCAAAGAGAGGTCATTGAAGACAATATGAAGGTCTTTGGAGACTTGGTCTGGAAATACACCATAGTGCTGTTCACCTGGGGCGATATGTTGGGCGACGTGAGCATCGAGGAGCACATCGAAAGTGAGGGAGAACCCCTGAGGTGGCTCGTGGAGAAATGTGGGAACCGATACCACGTCTTTGACAACATGAACAGAGGAGATGGATCTCAGGTCACAGAGCTGTTGCAGATGATAGAGGAGATGGTAGCAAGCAATAGTGTCTTTTGTGCGAATGCAGTAGAACAGAAAAGCACACATAGGGAAGCAGAGGAGACACCAGTAAAAAGTGTAAATGTGGAGGTGGTGGAGCTACTGGATCAAGAGTGGCAAAGTCTGAACAAGCAGCTGGAGaaggagattaaaaaaatatggaCTGAGATGGACTGCAAGATAAAAGGGAACGACAGCATTGACCATGATGCTAACT TTAAGGACGAGAGTGACCACACAGCAGACTCTGATGATGAAGGAAAGCCTGTGGGCCAGGCCATGGCCGATGTGCAGCAGTCCAGTGAACTGAGAGACCAGCTGCTAAGAGAGTGGGGAAGGCGAGAGGCTATACTGTTGGAACGAGTGCGCGGAATACTGGCAGAACTGCAGACATCTTATG ATGTGTCATCGGGTGTTAGTAAGAAAGAGCTGATGCTCTCTTACGAAAAGGTCTGGAGATGGATTAAGGAATCCGACCATTCAACAGCCTCATTAACCTCAGAAGTGAAGAAGCGCAAAATGCAGTGA